From Haemophilus parainfluenzae:
AAATCATCAGAGAAAATCGCTCCTTGGAAGCCCAACTGTTTACGCAAAATCTCTTTTAACCAATAACTCGAACCGCTTGCTGGCTGGCTATCACATTGTGTATAAATGACGTGAGCCGGCATAATCGCATCAAGCTTACTCTGTTGAATTAATTGCTGAAATGGCAAAATATCATGATTAAAAATCACTTCTTTTGCTCGCTCATCATAAGGGGTTTCAAGATGAGAATCAGCTAAAACATGGCCGTGTCCCGGGAAGTGTTTTCCTGTTGTTGCCATGCCCGCCTGGTGCATACCATCAATAAAAGCTGCTGCTAAATTGACCGCACTTTTTACATCACAGCCAAAACTACGATCACCAATCGCACGACATTCGTGACCTAAATCCAACACCGGAGCAAAACTCAAATCAATATCTAACGCCACCATTTCAGCAGCCATTTGCCAACCCGCTTCTTTTGCTATTTGCTGTTGCTGAGCTGAGTCCTCAACTAATGCCGCAAAAGCCTGCATCGCAGGGAGCTGAGTGAAACCTTCACGGAAACGTTGCACGCGACCACCTTCTTGATCGACTGTGACCAATAAAGGCTTTTTCACTCGTTGACGAATGGATTTAATTAGCGCTTGAACTTGCTGACGATCATAAAAATTGCGGGTAAATAAAATCAAACCGGCAACTAAAGGATGTTCCAGTAATTCAACTTCTTCTTGTTTGAGCTCATGACCTTCAAGGTCAATTAATAATGTGGACATAAACTATTGTAAGTAAAGACGATAATTGCTACTTTCTGTGCTTGGTTTTGGTAGCTCAAACACTTTCTTTTCTTGTGGTTGCAATAAAATATTGCCTGATTGGCTTTCTTGCTGATTCGGCCAAACTTGCGTTACACCTTGTGTGTTATACCAATAAAGGTGGTAAAGCACATTGAGTTGTTGTGTAGTTTTATTTTTTAAGGCTGCGGTATTATCAGACAAATCAACATCTAAAGCGGGTGCTAAATTTGCTGCCATATTTAAAATTGGCTTATTGGTTCCCACAATATTTGGTGCAGATGAACAAGCCGTTAAAAATAATACCGTTGCTGTAATTAGGATCTTTTTCATTATTTCGCCAACATTCTACCTAAAGGTTCACCACCAACAAGATGCATATGAATATGGAATACTTCTTGTCCACCGTGTTTATTACAATTCACAATCAAACGATAACCGTCTTCGGCAATGCCTTCTTCTTTCGCAATTTTAGCCGCGACAGTAAATAAGCGACCCAAAGTAACTTCATCTTGTTCCGTCACATCATTAACCGTTGGAATCACTTTATTTGGGATAATCAAAATATGGGTTTTCGCTTGCGGTGAAATATCGCGGAATGCGGTTACTAATTCATCTTGATAAACAATATTGGCCGGAATTTCTTTACGAATAATTTTGCTGAAAATGGTTTCTTGAGCCATAGTCTTCTCCTTATTTTATATAAAAAAGTGCGGTCAAAATTTACCGCACTTTGCTTTTATTTTCCATCAGAAATTGATGATGAATGACATTTCAATCGGCTTAGTGAGCCGCACCTTCTTCTGAATCATCTTGATTAATAAAGCTGGTATTAATCTCGATTTGTGCTTTTTCACGTAATGCTTGCATTAACTGTCCTTGCAATTCGCCTTGACGTGCACGAACAAGTTGAGTGCTAAATTTCGCTAATTCTTGCTCACTTAAAGTCGGCTCTTCTACACGTTCAAGAGCAACCACAACTACATCACCTTTGCTGTTGCGAGCAACTTGATAAGCTACTTTACCATCTTGTGGTTTAGCAATAGCAAATACACCTTCATAAAGCATTGGATCTTTATTATCCATTAGTGTAAAGGTTTGTGGTTCACTAAAACTAATACCTGCTGGTAATTTGGTAGGATCAGTAGATAGTGCTTTAACCGCTTGCTCTGCTTTTTCAGCTAATACTTTATCGGCTTTTTCGCGTTTTAAAAATTGCTCGATCGTTGATTTTGCTTCATCAAGGCTTTGTAAACCTTCATCTTTGTGATCCACGACACGTACCACTACAAATTCATTTTCACCTACGGTTAATGGCTCAGAATTTGCACCGCCGTTTGCAATATCAGATTCAAAAATAGCAGAAGTCACATTTGGGAAATTTAATGCCGCAGGGACATTATTTTTACCAAAGTAATCCGTTTCTTCTACTTTCACACCTGCCGCTTCAGCTACCGCAGCTAAAGAATCACTGCTTTCTGCTGCTTTTTCACGAACCGCTTTTTCTACCGCTTGGAAACGGCTTTCTGCTAAGTTTTTACGTACAGTCTCTGCGATTTGTTCTTTCACTTCTTCTAAAGTACGCTCTTTACGATCTTGCACTAAAATAATATGGTAAGCCCCATCCACATTAACCGGTGTACTGTATTGACCAACATTTAACAATAATGCTGCATCTTCAAAGTTTTTCGGTAATTCGTTGTCTTTTACCCAACCTAATTCACCGCCTTGAGCACCAGAAAGTTTATCTAGGGATTTTATTTTTGCTAACTCAGCAAAATCAGCACCTTTTTGCAGTTCTTGATAAACGGCATCCGCTTCTTTCTCAGTTGAGAATTGAATATGCGCTAATTTTTGGCTAATGAATTGTGCTTTATTTTCTTGATAATATTGTGCAATTTGTGTTTCAGTGACAGGTTGTAATTTACCTAATGCATTTGCTGAAACGCTAATATATTGCACTTTCGCTTGTTCAGGTTGAACAAGTGATTTCGCATTCGCATCATAATACGCTTTAATTTCTTC
This genomic window contains:
- the nagZ gene encoding beta-N-acetylhexosaminidase, producing the protein MSTLLIDLEGHELKQEEVELLEHPLVAGLILFTRNFYDRQQVQALIKSIRQRVKKPLLVTVDQEGGRVQRFREGFTQLPAMQAFAALVEDSAQQQQIAKEAGWQMAAEMVALDIDLSFAPVLDLGHECRAIGDRSFGCDVKSAVNLAAAFIDGMHQAGMATTGKHFPGHGHVLADSHLETPYDERAKEVIFNHDILPFQQLIQQSKLDAIMPAHVIYTQCDSQPASGSSYWLKEILRKQLGFQGAIFSDDLGMKGAGFMGDFVARSEKALKAGCDLLLLCNEREGVIQVLDNLKLQETTEHFTARQARLKSLFKQKSFDWSELTKTSRWIENHQKLTALQQEWLASK
- a CDS encoding DUF1425 domain-containing protein, producing MKKILITATVLFLTACSSAPNIVGTNKPILNMAANLAPALDVDLSDNTAALKNKTTQQLNVLYHLYWYNTQGVTQVWPNQQESQSGNILLQPQEKKVFELPKPSTESSNYRLYLQ
- the hinT gene encoding purine nucleoside phosphoramidase is translated as MAQETIFSKIIRKEIPANIVYQDELVTAFRDISPQAKTHILIIPNKVIPTVNDVTEQDEVTLGRLFTVAAKIAKEEGIAEDGYRLIVNCNKHGGQEVFHIHMHLVGGEPLGRMLAK
- the ppiD gene encoding peptidylprolyl isomerase, whose protein sequence is MLIEKMHGIAHSFIGKAIFALIPVSFLIGGMSGYLYSSNDSFAAKVNGETISQQDVLNRYNQEFEARAQQEGESFLAKTDSVEFVTALRQNLIQRLVDQELIRQYAKELKLGVSDDMIKRAIVSDPNLQSNGKFDNTRYQQLLTQNGLTSDTYATILRNALTLEQMQNGLADSEFVVPAQVKDNAQVFFQKRIARLATLPLADEIAKQKVTDEEIKAYYDANAKSLVQPEQAKVQYISVSANALGKLQPVTETQIAQYYQENKAQFISQKLAHIQFSTEKEADAVYQELQKGADFAELAKIKSLDKLSGAQGGELGWVKDNELPKNFEDAALLLNVGQYSTPVNVDGAYHIILVQDRKERTLEEVKEQIAETVRKNLAESRFQAVEKAVREKAAESSDSLAAVAEAAGVKVEETDYFGKNNVPAALNFPNVTSAIFESDIANGGANSEPLTVGENEFVVVRVVDHKDEGLQSLDEAKSTIEQFLKREKADKVLAEKAEQAVKALSTDPTKLPAGISFSEPQTFTLMDNKDPMLYEGVFAIAKPQDGKVAYQVARNSKGDVVVVALERVEEPTLSEQELAKFSTQLVRARQGELQGQLMQALREKAQIEINTSFINQDDSEEGAAH